CACCAGCCCGCCGCCGCCAAGCCCGCGCCGGCGCTGCTTGATCGCACCGATATGCCGGTCCAGCGTGCCGACCAGGTCGAGGCGCTCGGCGAGCTCGGCGACCAGCAGCAACCCCACGTCGGGCGTCTGGGACGGGTCATCAAAGCGCAACTCGACACGAGCCCGGCCGCGCCGTAGCCTGCTCACCATCCAGGTGCCTTCCTGCTTGGGGATCGGTTGGCCTCGCAACCCCGATTCTCCCAGGCCGGAAGGCATCTGTGTCCCCACACCCGGACAGAAGCGACAGCTATCCGCGGATCTAAGTCAGATCGGCGCTATGCGGCGCGCCCGAAGGCTACCCCAACAACCCCTGGTCGACCAGATTATTCATGAACAAGCCCATAGCATGCACGGGGTAAGCCGTACGCCTACTCCCGAGGCGCGAGGAACTGCACCGCCTTGAGTGGCAGTCGCTGCTGGCCCTCTTCTTGAACCTTGGAGTAGTGCTCGACCCACAGATCGAAGAAGCGTTGCAGGTCGATGAGGGAGATCCGGCGGTTCTCCTGGCTACGGACCTCACGCTGCGCCTCAGAGGTGAACCCGCCTGTCGAGATGAAGATCCCGACGTCTTGTCCGCCGAGCAGCGCCATGAAGGCCCGCAGCCCATCGACGCTGATCTTGTCGGCGCGCCGCTTCACCTGCACCTTGATCCGCGGTCCCATCGCGCCCAGAGGATCGGTGTACGCAAGGACGTCCAGCCCCTGATCCGGTCCCGGCGGCGAGACCCAAGCAAGGTGGTAGCCCATCGCCCGCAGCAGCGCCGCCACCAGCTCCTGGAACTCGTAGGGGTTCATCGCCTGCAGGTACTGCTCGACCTCAAGCCAGGCGGTCTCCTCTGCCTCCTCAAGCGCGCTCGTGGCACTTGCCGGGCTGCTGGCGCTATCGAGGCTGGCCGATGCCTCCTCTGGTTGGTT
The Actinomycetes bacterium DNA segment above includes these coding regions:
- a CDS encoding restriction endonuclease, which translates into the protein MFAVLEEHPDGLQARRVIQEVERRLPPTPFEQSDYPSTPGFRRFDKIVRFNTIAPVKAGWLVKSKGQWILTEEGRLAAKRFQDPLELRREVSRLYQVWRRNQPEEASASLDSASSPASATSALEEAEETAWLEVEQYLQAMNPYEFQELVAALLRAMGYHLAWVSPPGPDQGLDVLAYTDPLGAMGPRIKVQVKRRADKISVDGLRAFMALLGGQDVGIFISTGGFTSEAQREVRSQENRRISLIDLQRFFDLWVEHYSKVQEEGQQRLPLKAVQFLAPRE